Sequence from the Desulfonatronum sp. SC1 genome:
CATCAGCAACTGGTCCAGATCCAAGCGCACCAGGTACGAATCGAAACGCAGCTCGGTGATGGCGTTGCGCTGCATGCGGTAGATCCGTCCGTGCTCCAGGGCGAACAGTATGCGGCCTTCCCTGGGCTCCGTGACCACGTAGCCCACGGGAGCGACGATCACCGCCGTAATTTCCGACCGGGTCTGGTCCTCCACGAAGACCTGGCGCAGCCGCTGATCCGCATCCACGTTCTTGGCATATATGGTCAATCCGGGGAAGTCCTTGTGAAAAATCCCCGGCTGCAGCACCATTTGGGTTTTGGAGTGGGCCAACTCCAGGGCAGTGCGGCGGAAGTTGTCGAAGCCCCAGGAAATGCCGCCCAGGCTGATCAGCAGGGCCAGGACCGAGGCGGAAAGGGAGAAAATTATAGGAGCCGGAAGAATCTGGTACAGACTGACGCCTCCGGATTTCAAGGCGATGAGCTCCCGGTCGTTGCTCATCCGCAGGAACACCAGAAAGATGCTCAGCAGGCAGGCCACCGGAATGAGCATGAACAAAAAGAACGGGCTCAGAAAGACGAACAGCCGGACGATGTCCAGGGTGGACACCTGCTGGTGCAGAAACAGTTCGCGCAACTGGAGCAGCCGTCCGACCAGAAGCAGGGAGATCAACCCAGACCAGGTCAGGAAGAACAGGAAGCAGATTTCCTGGAAGACCCGTTTCTGGAGCAAGGTCCAGCGACGGGGCAGGTAGGCGGAAAGGTTCAAGGTGACTCGCTCTCTTCACGGATTTCGGAAGATCCGCCGGACTGGAAAAAACGTTCCAAAAAGCGCCCGTCGTTGGGCCCCAGATTGAAGCGCATCCCGGCTTCAGCCAGCAGCGAGACCAAGGAACGCTCGGGATGATCCCGGCGGGTCTCGTCGATCCAGGCCACGGCGCGCTGGATCGGCTCGGTCATTTTGATGTCGTTCATTGCCATCCACCTGCTCGGTGTTCTCGCCAGGGCCGGAATATACCTACCCTTGCCGTTATTGTCTGGAGCCTGAACCTACATCAAGCCCCGCGCGATGACAACGCGGACCGGATCGACTGACCGGCGGCGAACGAGACCAATCCCTCCTTGCCTGGATGTCCGCTCTTTGCTATTCGCGGGTTTCGTTTCATCGTTCCCCGTATTTAGACGGGCATCATGGAGGTACGCCGCGACATGGGCGGGACAACCAAAACCACTCAACAAGGAGCTTAACGTATGGCTAAGGGATCGCGTTTCGGCGTTTTGGCGGGACTTTTAGCGGCACTGGTGCTTTGCCTGACCCTCAGTGGACCGGCCTGGGCCGAGAAGACACTGGTCAACGGCATCGACTTCGGCTTTCCGCCCTTCGGCTTCGTGGACACCCAAGGCAACCCGGCCGGCTTTGACGTGGACTCCGTCAACTGGATCGCCGAGCAGATGGGTTTCACCGTGCGGCACCAGCCCATGGACTGGGACGGAATCATCCCGGCCCTGAACACCAACCGCATCGACTTCATCGCCTCGGGCATGAGCATCACCGAAGAGCGGATGAAGGTCGTCAACTTTACCATCCCTTACTACGAAGTCACCCAGGTTCTGGTGGCCAACGAAGCCGAGGAGACTTCATTTGAAGAGATGTTCACCACCGGCAAGAAGATCGGCGTGCAGCGGGGCACCAATACCCACACCCTGCTCATTGACAAGGCCAAGGAGCCGGGCATGAACTTCGAAATCGTGGCCTACGACTCCACGGACCTGTCCATGCAGGACCTGCCCATCGGACGCATTCACGCCTCGGCCATGGACAGCTCCATTGCCCGTGAAATGAAAAAGGGCCGGGCCTTCAAGACCATCGGCACCTTCGACGTCCCCGCGGACGGCTACGGTTACGCGGTACGCAAGGCAGATACCGAACTGCTGAACACGCTCAACGAAGGCCTGAAGAAGCTGATGGCTGATCCGTACTGGGTCGAGCTGAAGCAGAAATGGGAACTTGAGTAACATCGCCTGAAATCACGTCAAAGCTTGGGGGCGGTTCGCAAACCTCCCCCAAGCCTTTTTACTCCCCGACTCGATCACCGGACGGCCTCGCCGAACAAGCCCCACTCTCATGGACTTCGCCAAAATCATGCCCGTGCTCTGGGAATCCTTACCCTATATCCTGGGCGGGATCACCTGGACCCTAACCCTTGTCTTCGGGGCCATGCTCCTCGGCCTGTGCCTTGGTATCCCCCTGGCCGTGGGTCAAGTGTACGGGTCAAAAACCATCCGTCGTCTGGCGGGTCTCTACGTCTGGCTGTTTCGCGGGGTGCCCATCCTGGTCCAGCTCTACCTGTTCTACTTCGGCATCCTGGCTTACCTGAGCCGGCTCCCCTTGCTATCCGGCCTGGGCTTGGACAGCGCCTTTCTGGCGGCCCTGGTGGTGCTCAGCCTGACCAGCGCTGCCTACCAATCCCAAATTTTTCGTGGCTCCATCCAGTCCTTGCCCGAAGGCCAGCTCAAGGCGGCCCGGGCCCTGGGCATGACCGACGGCCAGGCCATCCGGAGCATTGTCCTGCCGCAGGCCCTGCGGCTGTCCATCCCCGGCTGGTCCAATGAATACTCCATCCTGCTCAAGGACTCGGCCCTGGCCTTTGCCATCGGGGTGATGGAAATCATGTCCCGGACCCGAACCGTGGCCGCCCTGACCCATGAGCCGCTGCCCTTCGCCCTGGTGGCCGGAGTGCTCTTCTATATCCTGACCCACCTGGGCGTCCGAGCGCTGAAAACGCTGGAACGAAAGGTGCGGATCCCCGGTTACGCCCGGCAAGGAAGCATGTCATGACCACGCAGCAACCCGTTTTAC
This genomic interval carries:
- a CDS encoding LptF/LptG family permease; its protein translation is MNLSAYLPRRWTLLQKRVFQEICFLFFLTWSGLISLLLVGRLLQLRELFLHQQVSTLDIVRLFVFLSPFFLFMLIPVACLLSIFLVFLRMSNDRELIALKSGGVSLYQILPAPIIFSLSASVLALLISLGGISWGFDNFRRTALELAHSKTQMVLQPGIFHKDFPGLTIYAKNVDADQRLRQVFVEDQTRSEITAVIVAPVGYVVTEPREGRILFALEHGRIYRMQRNAITELRFDSYLVRLDLDQLLMGISQRDPRPKEMSWRELRSWSTMPDLVEVRGEEFANRVAVEIQKRWVVPAACLILGLLAIPLALAFEGLKRQYALILIMGVFFVFYGMFSTGIVIAELGIVPAYLPLWGQMLFFGAIAGLGIWFAARERGVRIGEWVAHFQIRFLNKAG
- a CDS encoding ABC transporter substrate-binding protein — its product is MAKGSRFGVLAGLLAALVLCLTLSGPAWAEKTLVNGIDFGFPPFGFVDTQGNPAGFDVDSVNWIAEQMGFTVRHQPMDWDGIIPALNTNRIDFIASGMSITEERMKVVNFTIPYYEVTQVLVANEAEETSFEEMFTTGKKIGVQRGTNTHTLLIDKAKEPGMNFEIVAYDSTDLSMQDLPIGRIHASAMDSSIAREMKKGRAFKTIGTFDVPADGYGYAVRKADTELLNTLNEGLKKLMADPYWVELKQKWELE
- a CDS encoding amino acid ABC transporter permease; amino-acid sequence: MDFAKIMPVLWESLPYILGGITWTLTLVFGAMLLGLCLGIPLAVGQVYGSKTIRRLAGLYVWLFRGVPILVQLYLFYFGILAYLSRLPLLSGLGLDSAFLAALVVLSLTSAAYQSQIFRGSIQSLPEGQLKAARALGMTDGQAIRSIVLPQALRLSIPGWSNEYSILLKDSALAFAIGVMEIMSRTRTVAALTHEPLPFALVAGVLFYILTHLGVRALKTLERKVRIPGYARQGSMS